In Gossypium hirsutum isolate 1008001.06 chromosome D06, Gossypium_hirsutum_v2.1, whole genome shotgun sequence, one genomic interval encodes:
- the LOC107901484 gene encoding uncharacterized protein isoform X1, translating to MVWTVNQQVGRGRSRIWGVALLCWLFIMLVTPKVPLSYRNHLYADMRNFVGVPNTLNVITNFPFLIVGVLGFVLCLGGGSFFNIRLPGELWGWLLFYGGTASVAFGSAYYHLRPDDNRVLLDTLPMMIAYSSLFSTFILERLGERIGLSCLFSLVVLAVLSTSYARTFNDLWLCMIFQLIPCIAIPIMTFLFPPKYTHSRYWLWTVGVFILAKMEALADMKIYCANNYIISGHSLEHLCSAIAPVLVTVMLMHRSCRFPSGSHDRLGEIKECP from the exons aTGGTTTGGACGGTGAATCAACAGGTAGGAAGAGGAAGAAGTCGAATATGGGGAGTTGCATTGCTTTGTTGGCTTTTCATCATGTTGGTTACTCCAAAGGTCCCACTTTCTTACAGGAACCATCTCTATGCTGACATGCGCAACTTCGTAG GAGTTCCTAACACGTTGAATGTGATCACCAATTTCCCATTTCTGATTGTGGGTGTTCTTGGGTTTGTTCTTTGCCTTGGAGGAGGAAGCTTTTTCAATATAAG ATTGCCAGGAGAGCTGTGGGGCTGGCTGCTTTTCTATGGAGGAACTGCAAGTGTGGCTTTTGGTTCTGCTTATTATCATCTCAGGCCTGATGACAATCGAGTACTGCTGGACACCTTGCCG ATGATGATTGCTTATTCCTCACTTTTCTCTACTTTTATACTCGAGAGACTCGGAGAAAGAATTGGATTAAGTTGCCTTTTTTCACTAGTAGTTCTTGCTGTTCTAAGCACAAGTTATGCAAG AACATTTAATGATCTTTGGTTGTGCATGATATTCCAGTTAATTCCGTGCATTGCTATTCCAATCATGACATTTTTGTTCCCACCTAAATATACCCACTCTAGATACTGGCTTTGGACGGTAG GAGTTTTCATCCTGGCCAAAATGGAAGCTCTAGCTGACATGAAGATATACTGtgcaaataattatattatcagTGGACACTCCTTGGAGCACCTGTGTTCTGCAATTGCCCCTGTTCTGGTTACAGTTATGCTCATGCATAGGAGCTGCAGATTCCCGAG TGGAAGTCATGACAGATTAGGTGAAATCAAAGAATGTCCCTGA
- the LOC107901484 gene encoding uncharacterized protein isoform X2 has protein sequence MVWTVNQQVGRGRSRIWGVALLCWLFIMLVTPKVPLSYRNHLYADMRNFVGVPNTLNVITNFPFLIVGVLGFVLCLGGGSFFNIRLPGELWGWLLFYGGTASVAFGSAYYHLRPDDNRVLLDTLPMMIAYSSLFSTFILERLGERIGLSCLFSLVVLAVLSTSYARTFNDLWLCMIFQLIPCIAIPIMTFLFPPKYTHSRYWLWTVGVFILAKMEALADMKIYCANNYIISGHSLEHLCSAIAPVLVTVMLMHRSCRFPRLGEIKECP, from the exons aTGGTTTGGACGGTGAATCAACAGGTAGGAAGAGGAAGAAGTCGAATATGGGGAGTTGCATTGCTTTGTTGGCTTTTCATCATGTTGGTTACTCCAAAGGTCCCACTTTCTTACAGGAACCATCTCTATGCTGACATGCGCAACTTCGTAG GAGTTCCTAACACGTTGAATGTGATCACCAATTTCCCATTTCTGATTGTGGGTGTTCTTGGGTTTGTTCTTTGCCTTGGAGGAGGAAGCTTTTTCAATATAAG ATTGCCAGGAGAGCTGTGGGGCTGGCTGCTTTTCTATGGAGGAACTGCAAGTGTGGCTTTTGGTTCTGCTTATTATCATCTCAGGCCTGATGACAATCGAGTACTGCTGGACACCTTGCCG ATGATGATTGCTTATTCCTCACTTTTCTCTACTTTTATACTCGAGAGACTCGGAGAAAGAATTGGATTAAGTTGCCTTTTTTCACTAGTAGTTCTTGCTGTTCTAAGCACAAGTTATGCAAG AACATTTAATGATCTTTGGTTGTGCATGATATTCCAGTTAATTCCGTGCATTGCTATTCCAATCATGACATTTTTGTTCCCACCTAAATATACCCACTCTAGATACTGGCTTTGGACGGTAG GAGTTTTCATCCTGGCCAAAATGGAAGCTCTAGCTGACATGAAGATATACTGtgcaaataattatattatcagTGGACACTCCTTGGAGCACCTGTGTTCTGCAATTGCCCCTGTTCTGGTTACAGTTATGCTCATGCATAGGAGCTGCAGATTCCCGAG ATTAGGTGAAATCAAAGAATGTCCCTGA
- the LOC107900035 gene encoding NDR1/HIN1-like protein 13, with product MADKVFPSSKPTATAAPGGAAAPTTTTTTTSTTTNGGTTKSHLINPTARLPYRPQPHNRRRNYRPRRNYCCCCCFWIILIVLVLALLVAITGTVLYVFYRPHRPSFTLASLRIHRLKLKTAADSSSSHLSTLFNLTLSSKNPNSHLSFSYDPFVISCVTSNGDVLIGNGTLPAFVSDGKDESTFRGVTVASSSDLDAETVNNLRPELKKGNGVSLKVEMDTKVTAKMGGLKSKKVGIRVTCDGIKGVVPKGKSPAAANVSGAKCKVDLRIKIWKWTF from the coding sequence ATGGCGGACAAAGTATTCCCTTCCTCCAAACCCACCGCCACCGCTGCCCCTGGCGGAGCAGCAGCtcctactactactactactactacctCCACCACAACCAACGGCGGAACTACCAAATCCCACCTCATTAACCCCACCGCCCGCCTACCCTACCGTCCACAGCCCCATAACAGACGTCGCAACTACCGTCCACGGCGCAACTACTGTTGCTGCTGCTGTTTCTGGATCATCCTCATAGTCCTCGTGCTCGCCCTTTTAGTAGCCATAACTGGCACCGTCCTTTACGTCTTTTACCGCCCTCACCGCCCTTCATTCACCCTCGCTTCCCTCCGTATCCACCGCTTGAAGCTCAAAACCGCCGCCGACTCCTCCTCTTCCCATCTTTCAACCCTTTTCAACTTAACCCTTTCTTCCAAAAACCCCAACTCTCATCTCTCCTTCTCGTACGACCCATTCGTCATTTCATGTGTGACCAGCAATGGCGACGTTCTGATAGGGAACGGAACGTTGCCGGCATTCGTCAGTGACGGCAAGGACGAGTCGACTTTCAGGGGGGTTACGGTGGCGTCGTCTTCGGATTTGGACGCGGAGACGGTGAACAACTTGAGACCGGAACTGAAGAAAGGGAATGGAGTGTCGTTGAAAGTTGAGATGGATACTAAAGTGACAGCGAAAATGGGTGGGTTGAAGAGCAAGAAAGTTGGGATTAGAGTTACGTGCGATGGGATTAAAGGGGTTGTCCCGAAAGGTAAGTCGCCGGCGGCGGCCAATGTCTCCGGCGCCAAATGTAAGGTTGATCTCCGTATCAAGATCTGGAAATGGACGTTTTGA